The Armatimonadota bacterium nucleotide sequence CTGAACGCCGGCAGGTATTTTAGCTCGTAAGTGACTACCGCCATTCCACTCTGTGATTCCGGAGGCCCGTCATGCGCTGCCTTGTCCTGATCGTTCTATGTGCCGCTCTGATCACTCCGTCGGCTGCTTCCGCCCTCGTGCCGACGATCGCAAACCCCGGCTTCGAGGAAGTCGTTCCCGGTAACGACTCGCCCGGTTGGGGATGGTACACTCGCGCCGCCGCGAGCTATCATTCGAGTGCCACAGATCCCCATTCGGGAAATCGGTGCCTCGTGTTCGTAAACGACAGCAGCCTCGCACCGGAGGTCTACGCCCGCCTGTACCAGGGAGTCGGCATCCTGCCCGGCATCGAGTACGAGCTCAGCGTCTGGGTTCGGGGTGAGGGGGTGGCAACCGGCACTCACTTCACCGACTGGTCAAGCTACCAGTTGAACATTCCGGACGGGACCTACGATTGGAAGAGAGTCTCTACCCGCTTCAGGGCCGGCGAGGGACAGACGGGCGTGAATATCGGAATAAACATCGTCAACGTGTGCAAGGAACTGGCGATTGACGACATATCCCTGCGTCCGGTCGGTACGCCGCTGCGCGGCGGAGGATTCGAGGGATCGGTCATCATTCCCGGCCAGGTGCAGGGCGACGACGCGGCCGCGCTCCTCGCCGTTTCCGTCGAAGCCGCTCCGCAGGGCTCGACTCTGGAAGCAACGGTACTCACGGGCGACCAGGTTCTCTTCAGAGGGTCGGAGTCGGTCAAGCCCGGTTCAACTGCCGTCGAGTGGAAGTGGAACACCGGCGCCGCTGCGGTTCGCAACCTCGACTGCAGGGTCCGCGTGCTCGATAGTGAGGGTCTGGAGATCGCTTCGGCCTCCCGAACGATAGAGAAACTCAGCACGAGAGTGATCAGCGCCGACCTCGATGCAGTCGAGAGGAAGTTCGCGCGGTTCCTGTCGCTCTATGCGAGCTGCCGCGCCCACGGCATACCTCTGGATTACCCGACTGTCACGAGAACGCTCGTCGAGCAGTTCATCCCGCTCACCCGCAGGGACCTCACCAAAGGCGAGGAGCGGCGGGCCGACTTCGCGGTGAAGGACCTCAGCCGTTCTCTGGACGGCGCGATGGCCGAGATGCGTGCCTGCCTCGACGATCCGAAGGTCGCCCCGATTGCCCGGCGCTACCGGACGAGCCGAATGGATATCGAGGGCATCAGTTTTGTCGCCGACCGCCGGGACGTCAAGGGCAAGAAGGATCGCGGCCCGGTCTTCTTCTGTGGCTACGGGCATTTCAGTCAGGTCCGGAAGGACATACCGCGATTCCCAGGCTACGGAGTCAACATCATCCAGATCGAGGTCGGGCCGGCCATCACTCTCCCGACCGCCGACGAGGTATCCTTGAAGGCCGCCAGGGATGTCGCCGCGGTGCTCGACAATGCGGCGAAGCACAACGTCAAGGTCAACGTGCTCCTCTCGCCGCACTACTTCCCCACGTGGGCGATGGAGAAGTGGCCGAAACTCGGCGCGGGCGGCGGCGGCTTTCTCGGTTTCTGCGTGGATGAGCCCGAGGCCAAACAGGTGATCGAGAAGTTCTTGCGGGCGGTGATCCCGATCATCGGTGGAAAGCCCGCGCTGCACAGC carries:
- a CDS encoding beta-galactosidase, with the protein product MRCLVLIVLCAALITPSAASALVPTIANPGFEEVVPGNDSPGWGWYTRAAASYHSSATDPHSGNRCLVFVNDSSLAPEVYARLYQGVGILPGIEYELSVWVRGEGVATGTHFTDWSSYQLNIPDGTYDWKRVSTRFRAGEGQTGVNIGINIVNVCKELAIDDISLRPVGTPLRGGGFEGSVIIPGQVQGDDAAALLAVSVEAAPQGSTLEATVLTGDQVLFRGSESVKPGSTAVEWKWNTGAAAVRNLDCRVRVLDSEGLEIASASRTIEKLSTRVISADLDAVERKFARFLSLYASCRAHGIPLDYPTVTRTLVEQFIPLTRRDLTKGEERRADFAVKDLSRSLDGAMAEMRACLDDPKVAPIARRYRTSRMDIEGISFVADRRDVKGKKDRGPVFFCGYGHFSQVRKDIPRFPGYGVNIIQIEVGPAITLPTADEVSLKAARDVAAVLDNAAKHNVKVNVLLSPHYFPTWAMEKWPKLGAGGGGFLGFCVDEPEAKQVIEKFLRAVIPIIGGKPALHSFCLSNESMFDRGQGCEITKQMWPRYLQKVHGDVATMNKLYGTGHSDFAAVPIPGNGDFGAPQFYDYCIFNQDRFAGWHQWMADVIHEMAPGVPIHAKVMAWTLLQRHNVAWGIDAEKFSDFSQINGNDCIIWGREGGGWALGWHGQNMMYDLQRSVGRKPIFNSENHLTLDGSTYYLPGEHFRTALWQGAIHGQGATTIWVWDRAADRDDPAYVWSAPFYGNVMDRPGCAEAVGRTCLDLNRFADEVTALQNAKSPVAIVFSMASLIHSPRYPDAAGRAYTALNFCGVNVDFISERQLAAGKGKDYSMIVLPEVTHLPRAAFDALARVGIDTRLVVIGEGPQKDPYGSALDQAAVRFVRDSYPLPADADSEKQMWPFFIDLLEAAHALPEVRVVDAKTGEPVWGVEWLAAKVGDRQLVNVVDLLSRPVNVKLISRRNVIYERLTAEDPVLEAADLLSLGGKSKVETLLPMVPVLAQIAQ